Proteins from a genomic interval of Halomonas alkaliantarctica:
- the rpsB gene encoding 30S ribosomal protein S2 — protein sequence MSHVNMRDLLKAGAHFGHQTKYWNPKMSKFIFGARNKIHIINLEHTLPALNEAIDVVEKMAASNNKILFVGTKRSASKVIKEEANRAGQHFVNHRWLGGMLTNFKTIRQSIKRLRDLEAMREDGTFEKLTKKEVLVATREQEKLERSIGGIKNMGGLPDALFVIDVDHERIAINEANKLGIPVIGVVDTNSNPDGVDYVIPGNDDSIRAIQIYVKAIADACGRAKEGNAQEFVEVTEEAAAAEDNTAAE from the coding sequence ATGTCTCACGTTAATATGCGTGACCTGCTGAAAGCAGGCGCTCACTTTGGTCACCAGACTAAGTACTGGAACCCGAAGATGAGCAAATTTATCTTCGGCGCGCGCAACAAGATTCACATCATCAACCTTGAGCACACCCTTCCGGCGCTGAACGAAGCGATCGATGTGGTCGAGAAGATGGCGGCATCCAACAACAAAATTTTGTTTGTTGGCACCAAGCGCAGCGCTAGCAAGGTAATTAAAGAAGAAGCCAATCGTGCAGGTCAGCACTTCGTCAACCATCGCTGGTTGGGCGGCATGTTGACTAACTTCAAGACCATCCGTCAGTCGATTAAGCGTCTGCGCGATCTTGAAGCTATGCGCGAAGACGGCACCTTTGAGAAGCTGACCAAGAAAGAAGTGTTGGTAGCGACTCGCGAGCAGGAAAAGCTTGAGCGCTCTATCGGCGGTATCAAGAACATGGGCGGCCTACCGGACGCACTGTTCGTGATCGACGTTGACCACGAGCGCATCGCGATCAACGAAGCCAACAAGCTGGGTATCCCGGTTATCGGCGTGGTGGACACTAACTCCAACCCCGATGGCGTTGACTACGTAATCCCCGGCAACGATGACTCTATCCGCGCTATCCAGATCTACGTAAAAGCGATTGCGGATGCGTGTGGTCGTGCCAAAGAAGGCAACGCTCAAGAGTTCGTTGAAGTGACCGAAGAGGCCGCTGCAGCTGAAGACAACACTGCCGCTGAGTAA
- the map gene encoding type I methionyl aminopeptidase: MNVPIKTPSEIEHMREAGRQAASVIEMITPHVQAGISTGEIDRLCHEYIVNELGSAPAPLNYHGFPKATCTSINHVVCHGIPDDAKKLKNGDIMNLDITVKTTDGYHGDSSVMFVVGETIQGERLCRITQECLYKSIELVKPGVRLSELARVIQKHAESNGYSVVRDFCGHGIGAEFHEEPQFLHYDGYAPDADIKLAAGMCFTIEPMINVGGYKTKVLRDGWTAVTKDRSLSAQWEHTLLVTEGGVEVLTARGDEDFSFLTN; the protein is encoded by the coding sequence ATGAACGTTCCTATCAAGACGCCTTCTGAAATCGAACACATGCGCGAAGCCGGGCGCCAAGCGGCTAGCGTGATTGAAATGATCACCCCGCACGTACAGGCGGGCATTAGCACGGGTGAAATCGACCGTCTCTGTCATGAGTATATTGTTAACGAGCTGGGTTCAGCCCCGGCACCGCTGAACTACCACGGTTTTCCCAAAGCGACCTGTACGTCGATCAACCATGTGGTGTGCCACGGCATCCCCGACGACGCCAAGAAGCTCAAAAATGGCGATATCATGAACCTGGATATCACCGTTAAGACCACCGACGGCTACCATGGCGACTCCAGCGTGATGTTCGTAGTGGGTGAGACCATCCAGGGCGAAAGGCTGTGCCGAATTACTCAGGAGTGCCTGTATAAAAGTATCGAGCTGGTGAAGCCTGGCGTGCGCCTCTCAGAGCTTGCCCGCGTGATTCAAAAACATGCCGAAAGCAACGGCTACTCCGTCGTTCGGGACTTCTGCGGCCACGGCATCGGCGCCGAATTCCACGAAGAGCCGCAGTTTTTACACTACGACGGCTACGCACCGGATGCCGACATTAAGCTCGCCGCAGGCATGTGCTTTACCATCGAGCCGATGATTAACGTTGGCGGGTATAAAACCAAGGTGCTACGCGATGGCTGGACCGCCGTCACCAAAGATCGCAGCCTTTCAGCGCAGTGGGAACATACGCTGCTGGTGACCGAGGGCGGTGTAGAAGTACTGACCGCGCGTGGCGATGAAGACTTCAGTTTTCTAACCAACTGA
- a CDS encoding phosphatidate cytidylyltransferase → MLKQRIITAAWLAPLVLAGLFGLDGGAFALFTALIVLLATWEWANLAGVTRSAQRAQLVAVMAVLMVVMWLIGAATSIWPLWLSAAGWLVNLYWVTRYPAAGEQWQATARRLAMGLWVLLPCWVGFNVLRDIGMVWLLFVLLLVWCADIGAYFVGRNWGKRKLAPHVSPGKSWEGVYGGLAATAILAILFALWLPLGLVGGIALILITAVVTLASVLGDLLESMLKRHRNIKDSSQLLPGHGGVLDRIDSLTAAIPLFALFYVEVLIEVFAQVPPL, encoded by the coding sequence GTGCTTAAACAGCGGATTATCACCGCAGCTTGGCTAGCACCTCTGGTGCTGGCTGGTCTGTTTGGTTTAGACGGCGGCGCTTTTGCGCTTTTTACGGCACTGATAGTGCTACTCGCCACCTGGGAGTGGGCCAATCTGGCGGGTGTTACCCGCTCGGCGCAGCGTGCCCAGCTAGTGGCCGTGATGGCGGTGTTGATGGTGGTCATGTGGCTTATCGGGGCTGCCACATCGATATGGCCGCTTTGGCTCTCCGCCGCTGGCTGGCTGGTGAATCTCTACTGGGTAACCCGCTACCCTGCGGCGGGTGAACAGTGGCAGGCCACCGCACGTCGCCTGGCGATGGGCTTATGGGTGCTATTGCCCTGCTGGGTGGGCTTTAACGTTCTGCGTGACATCGGTATGGTTTGGCTGCTGTTTGTGCTCCTGCTGGTTTGGTGCGCGGATATCGGCGCCTACTTTGTGGGGCGGAATTGGGGTAAGCGCAAATTGGCTCCCCATGTGAGCCCTGGCAAATCATGGGAGGGCGTTTACGGCGGATTAGCGGCGACCGCTATTCTGGCCATCCTCTTTGCGCTGTGGTTGCCGCTCGGTCTAGTGGGTGGCATTGCTCTGATACTCATCACCGCCGTGGTCACCCTGGCCTCGGTGCTAGGGGATCTGCTGGAAAGCATGCTCAAGCGCCACCGTAATATCAAAGATTCGAGCCAGTTGCTCCCCGGCCACGGCGGGGTTCTGGATCGCATTGATAGTCTCACCGCGGCAATTCCGCTGTTTGCGCTGTTCTATGTGGAAGTACTGATTGAGGTGTTTGCTCAGGTGCCACCGCTATGA
- the uppS gene encoding polyprenyl diphosphate synthase, which translates to MTSPQLPDKQPDDACASSLAGEAPPSHVAIIMDGNNRWARARGLSGVRGHRAGVETVRAVIQRAAEREVQTLSLFAFSSENWKRPAAEVNALMELFLMALKREVKKLNERNVRLSIIGEQRGFSHAIQKHIQRAEALTADNTGMHLVIAANYGGQWDIARAARTLAEQVAAGELAPADIDEVCFDQAMGVDNVPPVDLCIRTSGEQRLSNFMLWQLAYAELHFSPLLWPDFGADAFDAALNDFCQRRRRFGMTDEQIEAQGA; encoded by the coding sequence ATGACGTCTCCGCAGCTTCCTGATAAACAGCCGGATGACGCCTGTGCTTCTTCTTTGGCCGGGGAGGCCCCGCCGTCCCACGTTGCCATCATTATGGATGGCAATAACCGCTGGGCGCGCGCGCGCGGGCTCTCGGGGGTGCGCGGGCACCGGGCTGGGGTGGAAACCGTTCGTGCGGTGATTCAGCGGGCCGCCGAGCGCGAAGTGCAAACGCTTAGCCTGTTTGCCTTCTCCAGTGAAAACTGGAAACGCCCAGCCGCAGAGGTCAATGCGTTAATGGAGCTGTTTTTGATGGCGCTGAAGCGTGAAGTCAAAAAGCTCAATGAGCGTAATGTCCGCCTCTCGATTATTGGCGAGCAGCGCGGCTTTTCCCACGCCATTCAAAAGCATATTCAGCGTGCTGAAGCGCTAACGGCCGACAACACGGGCATGCATCTGGTGATTGCCGCCAACTATGGCGGTCAGTGGGATATCGCACGCGCGGCGCGCACTCTAGCCGAGCAAGTGGCGGCTGGCGAATTAGCACCTGCAGATATTGACGAAGTCTGCTTTGATCAAGCGATGGGAGTTGATAATGTACCACCGGTAGATCTGTGTATACGCACCAGTGGTGAGCAGCGGCTATCCAACTTTATGCTTTGGCAGTTGGCTTATGCCGAGCTGCACTTTTCCCCACTGCTATGGCCCGATTTCGGTGCAGATGCGTTTGATGCGGCATTAAACGACTTCTGTCAGCGTCGTCGTCGCTTTGGTATGACGGACGAACAAATAGAGGCGCAGGGTGCTTAA
- the tsf gene encoding translation elongation factor Ts, giving the protein MAAISASQVKELRERTGLGMMECKKALTETDGDIEVAIENLRKSSGLKAAKKADRIAAEGVVVTRVAEDGSYGVMVEINSETDFVARDDNFIAFADKIAAAFFAAKSEDVAAVMAGELETAREQLVQKIGENIGVRRAIVVNAVGGGLVGEYVHGGRIGVLTVLTGGTAQVAKDVAMHVAAINPAVAHPADMPQEQLDQEKAIILAQPDMAGKPEQIAEKMVQGRLKKYLAENSLTEQPFVKDPNQTVAEFVKAAGGEVVSFTRFEVGEGIEKEEVDFAKEVMEQAGRR; this is encoded by the coding sequence ATGGCAGCTATCAGCGCCTCTCAGGTCAAGGAACTTCGCGAACGTACCGGTCTCGGCATGATGGAGTGTAAAAAAGCACTCACCGAAACCGACGGTGATATCGAAGTTGCGATTGAAAACCTGCGCAAAAGCTCCGGCCTAAAAGCGGCGAAGAAAGCCGATCGTATCGCCGCAGAAGGTGTAGTGGTTACGCGTGTAGCGGAAGACGGCAGCTACGGCGTAATGGTTGAAATCAACTCCGAAACCGACTTTGTTGCCCGTGATGACAACTTCATCGCATTTGCCGACAAAATCGCCGCAGCCTTCTTTGCAGCGAAAAGTGAAGATGTCGCCGCCGTTATGGCTGGCGAGCTGGAAACTGCTCGCGAGCAGTTGGTTCAGAAAATCGGCGAGAACATCGGTGTGCGTCGTGCCATCGTTGTGAACGCTGTTGGTGGTGGCCTGGTAGGCGAATATGTCCACGGCGGTCGCATTGGTGTTCTAACCGTGCTGACTGGCGGTACTGCGCAAGTGGCAAAAGACGTTGCGATGCACGTAGCCGCAATTAACCCTGCGGTTGCGCATCCTGCCGACATGCCCCAAGAGCAGCTGGATCAGGAAAAAGCGATTATTCTGGCACAGCCGGATATGGCTGGTAAGCCGGAGCAGATCGCTGAGAAAATGGTTCAAGGCCGCTTGAAAAAGTACCTGGCAGAAAACAGCCTGACCGAGCAGCCGTTTGTAAAAGATCCCAATCAGACGGTTGCTGAGTTCGTCAAAGCTGCTGGCGGCGAAGTGGTTAGCTTTACGCGCTTTGAAGTTGGCGAAGGTATCGAGAAAGAAGAAGTCGACTTTGCTAAAGAAGTTATGGAACAGGCTGGCCGTCGCTAA
- a CDS encoding [protein-PII] uridylyltransferase: MLLHHHRFEPDTTLFDLDLFRTELAGSRSPVAPFKAALRELQARLDDQFRAGADIRDLVRGRAWYLDQLLAIAWAQHEWPDDGIALVAVGGYGRGELHPHSDIDLLLLLEQDDDTAYREPLTAFITFLWDIGLEIGHSVRSLSDCEREAEADVTVITNLLESRLIAGPESLREAMRERLRAEHIWPADRFFEAKWQEQISRHYRYNNSEYHLEPNLKSSPGGLRDIQMIGWVAKRHFGTEQYTDIVANGFMNDAELRILSQGQAFLWQVRYALHMITDRAEDRLLFDHQRTIAEMFGFRDTPERLAVEQFMKRYYRHVTALAGLNDMLLQHFDEVILRGKEALETVKLNERFETKGGYIQVRSRNLFRERPAAMLELFLLMAKHPEIEGVRADTIRLIRDHRHQIDDHYREDPRHQRLFMAIMRAPGNVPRQLRRMNRYGILGKYLPEFGRAIGLMQHDLFHIYTVDAHTLLLLKFLHNFRKPEAKGDFPVAVALMQQLPKLDLLWIAGLFHDIGKGRGGDHSEIGARDVEHFCQRHHVSPHDTNLVSWLVEHHLLMSMTAQKRDISDPDVIRDFALIVRNETRLDYLYVLTVADINATNPTLWNGWRASLLRQLHAETKRALRRGLNNPPDRDDWVRETRTEARSLLQTIGVNREQIDHLWESLGEDYFLQYAPSEIVWQTQGILNHNQSPLPLVLISAPTADMSEGGTKVFIHTRSVDDLFAATAAAMEQLGLSIHDARIATSHNDWTLNTFIVLDHHGQPIRDPGHIEEMRQHLVEELDDPDDYPDIVTRHTPRQLKHFKVPTEVLIEQDPANERTLLELTAPDRPGLLARVGRIFMEQDISLSAAKIATLGERVEDVFFITTKAGEPLTDPERQQQLRERLIEVLGV, from the coding sequence ATGCTATTACACCACCACCGGTTTGAGCCGGACACCACGCTTTTCGACCTGGATCTTTTCCGCACCGAGCTTGCCGGCTCACGTTCGCCGGTAGCGCCCTTCAAGGCCGCACTGCGCGAGCTACAGGCGCGCCTGGACGACCAGTTCCGCGCCGGTGCAGACATCCGCGACCTTGTGCGCGGCCGCGCCTGGTACCTGGATCAACTACTGGCGATTGCCTGGGCGCAGCATGAGTGGCCTGATGATGGTATTGCGCTTGTGGCAGTAGGCGGCTATGGCCGTGGTGAGCTACACCCCCACTCGGATATCGATCTACTGCTACTGTTGGAGCAGGACGACGACACTGCCTATCGCGAACCGCTGACCGCTTTTATCACCTTCCTGTGGGATATTGGCCTGGAAATTGGTCATAGCGTTCGCTCGCTTAGCGACTGCGAGCGGGAAGCCGAAGCGGATGTCACGGTGATCACCAACCTGCTCGAATCTCGCCTGATTGCGGGACCAGAAAGCCTGCGCGAAGCGATGCGCGAACGCCTCAGGGCCGAGCACATTTGGCCCGCCGACCGCTTCTTTGAAGCCAAGTGGCAGGAGCAGATCTCCCGTCACTACCGCTACAACAACTCCGAGTACCACTTAGAACCGAACCTCAAAAGCTCCCCTGGCGGACTACGCGATATCCAGATGATCGGCTGGGTGGCCAAGCGTCACTTCGGTACCGAGCAGTACACCGACATCGTCGCCAACGGCTTTATGAACGATGCCGAACTGCGCATTTTAAGCCAGGGGCAGGCGTTCTTGTGGCAGGTGCGCTATGCCCTGCATATGATTACCGACCGCGCCGAAGACCGCCTGCTGTTTGACCACCAGCGCACCATCGCCGAAATGTTTGGCTTCCGCGATACGCCGGAACGTCTAGCGGTTGAGCAGTTTATGAAGCGCTATTACCGACACGTCACCGCGCTGGCGGGACTCAACGATATGCTGCTGCAGCACTTTGACGAGGTCATTCTGCGCGGCAAAGAGGCGCTGGAAACCGTCAAACTCAACGAGCGCTTCGAGACCAAGGGAGGCTATATCCAGGTACGTTCGCGCAATCTATTCCGCGAGCGGCCTGCGGCGATGCTGGAGCTATTCCTGCTGATGGCCAAGCACCCCGAAATCGAAGGGGTACGGGCAGACACTATCCGGCTAATTCGCGATCATCGCCACCAGATCGACGACCACTACCGGGAAGACCCGCGCCATCAGCGACTATTTATGGCCATTATGCGCGCCCCCGGCAACGTACCCCGTCAGCTACGGCGCATGAACCGCTACGGTATTCTGGGCAAATACCTGCCCGAATTTGGCCGCGCCATAGGGCTGATGCAGCACGACCTGTTTCACATCTACACGGTCGATGCCCACACCCTGCTGCTGCTCAAATTTCTGCACAATTTCCGCAAACCGGAAGCGAAGGGTGACTTTCCTGTGGCAGTGGCCTTGATGCAGCAGTTGCCCAAGCTTGACCTGCTGTGGATCGCCGGGCTGTTTCACGACATTGGCAAGGGCCGCGGCGGCGATCACTCGGAAATCGGCGCCCGGGACGTTGAGCATTTTTGCCAGCGCCACCACGTCTCGCCCCACGACACGAACTTGGTCAGTTGGCTGGTTGAGCACCATCTATTGATGTCGATGACGGCGCAAAAGCGCGATATCAGCGACCCCGATGTGATTCGCGATTTTGCCTTGATCGTGCGTAACGAAACGCGCCTGGACTATCTTTACGTGCTCACCGTGGCCGACATTAATGCCACCAACCCCACGCTGTGGAACGGCTGGCGGGCATCGCTGCTGCGCCAACTACACGCTGAAACCAAGCGCGCCCTGCGCCGTGGCCTGAACAATCCACCCGACCGCGACGACTGGGTGCGGGAAACGCGCACCGAAGCACGCTCTCTGCTGCAAACCATCGGCGTTAATCGTGAGCAAATCGATCATCTTTGGGAATCGCTAGGGGAAGACTACTTCCTACAGTACGCGCCCAGCGAAATCGTTTGGCAGACCCAGGGCATTCTCAATCACAACCAGTCGCCGCTGCCGCTGGTGTTGATCAGCGCACCGACGGCGGACATGTCCGAAGGCGGCACCAAAGTGTTTATCCACACCCGTTCGGTGGACGACCTTTTCGCGGCTACTGCCGCTGCCATGGAGCAGTTGGGGCTTTCGATTCACGATGCGCGCATTGCGACCTCCCACAACGATTGGACGCTGAACACCTTTATCGTGCTCGACCACCATGGCCAGCCCATTCGTGACCCAGGCCACATCGAAGAGATGCGCCAACATCTGGTGGAAGAACTGGATGACCCTGACGACTATCCAGATATCGTCACCCGCCACACGCCGCGCCAGCTCAAGCATTTCAAGGTGCCTACGGAAGTGCTGATTGAGCAGGATCCAGCCAATGAGCGCACGCTGCTGGAGCTAACGGCTCCCGACCGTCCCGGCCTTCTGGCCCGGGTGGGGCGTATCTTTATGGAGCAGGACATCTCGCTTTCCGCGGCAAAAATCGCCACTCTCGGTGAGCGGGTAGAAGACGTCTTTTTTATCACCACCAAAGCAGGCGAACCACTGACTGACCCCGAGCGCCAGCAGCAGCTGCGCGAACGCCTGATTGAGGTGCTGGGGGTTTGA
- the pyrH gene encoding UMP kinase gives MSRDVQEPTPHVAPSKAEGSKSKYKRILLKLSGEALMGEHDFGIDPKVLDRMALEIGQLVGIGVQVGIVIGGGNLFRGAALNEAGMDRVTGDHMGMLATVMNALAMRDALERSNIRSRVMSAIPMSGVVEHYDRRTAIRYLTSGDVVLFSAGTGNPFFTTDSAACLRGIEVDADVVIKATKVDGVYNKDPVKHPDAVKYDQLSYDDALDQKLGVMDLTAICLVRDHNMPVRVFDMNKPGALLNMVVGGKEGTLIYRG, from the coding sequence ATGTCGCGTGATGTTCAAGAACCTACCCCCCATGTAGCACCCAGCAAGGCTGAGGGTTCGAAGTCAAAATACAAACGTATTTTGCTCAAGCTTTCTGGCGAAGCGCTCATGGGTGAGCACGATTTTGGTATTGACCCTAAGGTGCTTGACCGCATGGCGCTGGAAATTGGCCAGCTCGTCGGCATCGGGGTTCAGGTTGGCATCGTGATTGGCGGTGGGAACTTGTTCCGCGGCGCGGCGCTTAATGAAGCTGGCATGGATCGTGTCACCGGTGACCATATGGGCATGCTGGCGACCGTGATGAATGCGCTGGCGATGCGTGATGCGTTAGAGCGTTCCAATATCCGCTCGCGCGTGATGTCTGCCATCCCGATGAGCGGCGTAGTAGAGCACTATGACCGGCGTACCGCCATTCGCTACTTAACCTCTGGGGACGTAGTGCTGTTCTCTGCAGGTACTGGTAACCCCTTCTTCACCACCGACTCTGCTGCCTGTTTGCGCGGTATTGAGGTGGACGCCGACGTCGTGATCAAAGCGACCAAAGTCGATGGCGTCTACAATAAAGACCCGGTAAAACATCCAGATGCGGTGAAGTACGACCAGCTCTCTTACGACGACGCCCTGGATCAAAAATTGGGCGTTATGGATTTGACCGCTATCTGCCTGGTACGTGACCATAATATGCCGGTGCGGGTATTTGACATGAATAAGCCTGGTGCCCTACTGAATATGGTCGTAGGGGGCAAGGAAGGCACGCTGATATACAGAGGGTAA
- the ispC gene encoding 1-deoxy-D-xylulose-5-phosphate reductoisomerase, producing MSQLANKQRVTVLGSTGSVGTSTLDVISRHPDRYCVHALTAHTSKEALLAQCLAHRPAVAVLDDEADAAWLRQKLKGAGQLTEVNAGPEALCEVSREASVDCVMAAIVGSAGLLPALAAAEAGKRVLLANKEALVMSGALFMEAVSRSGATLLPIDSEHNAIYQCLPAEHRGGLAKHGVRQLLLTASGGPFRTWSQADINNVTPEQACAHPNWSMGRKISVDSATLMNKGLELIEACWLFDATPEQIQVVVHPQSVIHSMAAYQDGSVIAQLGNPDMRIPIAYGLAWPERIDAGVETLDLFQVARLDFEAPDETRFPCLGLAREAMRQGGMAPVVLNAANEVAVEAFLQRRLGFTAIGQLVADVLSRPCQGRVDSLDSVLATDQWARQQALELVTRWSA from the coding sequence ATGAGCCAACTCGCTAATAAGCAACGTGTGACCGTACTTGGCTCGACAGGCTCTGTGGGCACTAGCACGCTGGATGTGATTAGTCGCCATCCCGACCGCTATTGCGTACATGCCCTGACCGCGCACACCTCAAAAGAGGCTCTGCTAGCGCAGTGTTTAGCGCACCGCCCCGCGGTTGCCGTGCTAGATGATGAAGCCGATGCCGCTTGGCTGCGCCAAAAGCTCAAAGGGGCAGGCCAGCTAACCGAGGTGAACGCAGGCCCCGAGGCGTTATGCGAGGTGTCTCGAGAGGCCAGCGTCGACTGCGTAATGGCAGCCATTGTTGGGTCGGCGGGCTTGCTGCCTGCACTAGCCGCAGCGGAAGCAGGCAAGCGTGTGCTATTGGCCAATAAAGAGGCACTGGTGATGAGCGGCGCGCTATTTATGGAGGCTGTTTCCCGCTCCGGCGCAACATTACTGCCGATAGATTCCGAACATAATGCCATTTACCAGTGTCTACCTGCGGAGCATCGTGGCGGGCTTGCCAAGCACGGCGTACGTCAACTGCTGCTAACGGCCTCAGGTGGCCCGTTTCGTACCTGGAGCCAGGCCGATATCAACAATGTCACTCCCGAGCAGGCCTGCGCTCATCCGAACTGGTCGATGGGGCGTAAAATATCGGTGGATAGCGCCACGCTGATGAATAAAGGGCTGGAGCTTATTGAAGCTTGCTGGCTGTTTGATGCTACCCCCGAACAGATCCAGGTGGTGGTTCACCCGCAAAGCGTGATTCACTCCATGGCGGCCTATCAGGATGGCTCAGTGATTGCTCAGTTAGGTAATCCTGATATGCGCATCCCCATCGCCTACGGGCTAGCGTGGCCAGAGAGAATTGACGCGGGGGTCGAAACACTGGATCTTTTTCAGGTGGCGCGGCTTGATTTCGAAGCCCCCGATGAAACACGTTTTCCCTGTTTAGGGCTTGCCCGTGAAGCGATGCGGCAGGGCGGCATGGCACCCGTAGTGCTCAACGCTGCCAATGAGGTTGCGGTTGAGGCATTCCTACAGCGTCGGCTTGGCTTTACAGCCATTGGGCAGTTGGTAGCCGACGTTTTGTCGCGCCCCTGTCAAGGCCGGGTTGATAGCCTTGATAGCGTATTAGCAACGGATCAATGGGCGCGACAGCAGGCGCTGGAACTAGTAACAAGGTGGTCCGCTTAA
- the frr gene encoding ribosome recycling factor, translated as MINDIKKDADSRMQKSVEALHSNFNKIRTGRAHPSILDAVTVDYYGSQVPLSQVASVNVEDARTLTIAPWEQGMVQKIEKAIMTSDLGLNPASAGNVIRVPMPMLTEETRKGYIKQARSEAEHARVAVRNVRRDANGDFKSLLKDKEITEDDQREGEDAIQKLTDKYIAEIDKALTAKEQDLMQV; from the coding sequence GTGATCAACGATATTAAGAAAGATGCCGATTCGCGCATGCAAAAAAGCGTTGAGGCGCTGCATAGCAACTTCAATAAAATTCGTACCGGTCGTGCTCACCCGAGCATATTAGACGCCGTTACCGTGGACTATTACGGCAGCCAGGTACCGCTTAGCCAAGTGGCATCGGTCAACGTTGAGGACGCCCGCACGCTGACGATTGCGCCGTGGGAGCAGGGCATGGTGCAGAAGATCGAAAAAGCCATCATGACCTCTGATCTTGGTTTGAACCCGGCCAGTGCGGGTAACGTGATCCGGGTGCCGATGCCGATGCTCACCGAAGAGACCCGCAAAGGTTACATCAAACAGGCGCGTAGCGAAGCTGAACACGCCCGCGTTGCCGTACGTAACGTACGTCGTGATGCGAACGGCGACTTCAAGTCGTTGTTAAAAGATAAAGAGATTACTGAAGACGATCAGCGTGAAGGCGAAGACGCGATTCAAAAGCTGACCGACAAGTATATTGCTGAGATCGATAAAGCGCTGACTGCAAAAGAGCAGGATCTCATGCAGGTATAA
- the dapC gene encoding succinyldiaminopimelate transaminase, translated as MNADLDALHPYPFEKLAALKAELTPPAGVAHIPLTIGEPQHAPFPAALEALVAHQLEMARYPATNGLPALRQTIASWASQRFQLRELDSERHVVPVNGTREAIFAFVQAALDRTRPAKVAVPNPFYQIYEGATLLAGGEPLYLDCTAENDFRPDFNAVPAAIWRDVQVVFICSPGNPTGAVTPLEEFKQLIALADEHDFIIASDECYSELYLDEAAPPPGLLQACAELGRDDYRRCVVFHSLSKRSNLPGLRSGFVAGDAALLTPFKRYRTYHGCAMSLPLQHASIAAWQDEQHVRANRDAYREKFSAVTEVLAPVMDFPAPQASFYLWPAVPGGDDIAFTQRLFAEQHVSVLPGSLMGRRGATGVNPGAGRLRLALVAELAPTLEAAQRIRRLVERG; from the coding sequence ATGAACGCCGACCTTGACGCCCTGCATCCCTACCCGTTTGAAAAGCTGGCCGCACTGAAAGCCGAATTAACGCCTCCAGCTGGCGTGGCGCATATCCCGCTGACCATTGGCGAACCCCAACACGCACCCTTCCCAGCGGCGCTTGAAGCGCTGGTGGCGCACCAACTGGAAATGGCCCGCTATCCTGCGACCAATGGCCTGCCAGCGCTCCGCCAAACCATCGCCAGTTGGGCAAGCCAACGCTTTCAACTGCGCGAACTCGACAGCGAACGGCACGTGGTCCCCGTTAACGGCACTCGGGAAGCCATTTTTGCCTTTGTGCAGGCGGCGCTGGATCGAACCCGCCCGGCGAAAGTCGCGGTGCCCAATCCGTTTTATCAGATTTATGAAGGCGCAACGCTACTGGCAGGCGGCGAACCGCTCTATCTGGATTGTACCGCTGAAAACGATTTCCGACCTGACTTCAACGCTGTGCCTGCTGCTATTTGGCGCGATGTGCAGGTGGTGTTTATCTGCTCACCGGGCAATCCCACCGGAGCCGTCACGCCTCTTGAGGAGTTCAAACAACTCATTGCGTTAGCCGATGAGCACGACTTTATTATCGCCTCGGACGAGTGCTACTCCGAGCTCTACCTCGACGAAGCCGCCCCACCGCCAGGGTTGCTGCAAGCCTGCGCCGAGCTGGGTCGTGATGACTACCGGCGCTGTGTGGTGTTTCACTCACTCTCCAAGCGCTCCAACTTGCCGGGCCTGCGCTCGGGCTTTGTGGCGGGGGATGCGGCACTGCTCACTCCTTTTAAGCGCTACCGCACTTACCATGGCTGTGCCATGTCGCTGCCGCTGCAGCACGCCTCCATCGCCGCCTGGCAGGATGAGCAGCACGTGCGCGCCAACCGCGACGCCTACCGCGAAAAATTTAGCGCGGTCACCGAGGTGCTTGCTCCGGTCATGGATTTTCCCGCGCCACAAGCTAGCTTTTACCTATGGCCTGCAGTACCCGGTGGCGACGATATCGCCTTCACGCAGAGACTGTTTGCCGAGCAGCACGTTAGCGTACTGCCGGGCAGCCTAATGGGCCGCAGGGGTGCAACTGGCGTTAACCCCGGCGCGGGGCGTTTGCGCCTGGCGCTGGTGGCTGAACTAGCACCCACTCTTGAAGCCGCCCAACGAATTCGTCGACTCGTCGAGCGCGGTTAA